One Moorella sp. E308F DNA segment encodes these proteins:
- the hydA gene encoding dihydropyrimidinase: MDLLLKGGWVVTAERVEQADVAIKGEKIAAVGADLTAEGAVVRDVTGKYIMPGAIDAHVHYQMPIGELMTADDWFTGTRLAACGGVTTVIDYAEPASPAESLTASLNKRLDEAREQACVDYGLHQVVLPGQEEDEAELKAVVDKGVTSFKVFTTYAQRLSLAAIGRLLKIARRLGALVTVHCEDHEIVTAKREELIAAGRTDPAYHALSRPATAEVKATQDVIALAGEAGAPVYIVHVSTMGGAEAIAAARSKGQQVYGETCPHYLLLTGDKYAGPDSRLYLMCPPLRTAADNESLWRHLAAGALQVVATDHCSYSREQKAAGTAFYNTPSGVPGTETLLPLLYSFGVRNGWLTLPQLVRVLSTNPARLFGLYPRKGSLRPGSDADVVIFDPRRQITLTAANLHSAAGYTVFEGFNLLGYPEATYLRGRLIYDHGRFLGQAGQGRFIPGRV; this comes from the coding sequence GTGGACCTCTTGCTGAAGGGCGGGTGGGTTGTCACCGCCGAACGGGTCGAGCAGGCCGACGTGGCCATTAAGGGAGAAAAGATTGCCGCCGTAGGTGCGGATTTGACTGCGGAAGGTGCGGTAGTCCGGGACGTAACCGGCAAATATATAATGCCCGGAGCCATTGATGCCCATGTCCATTACCAGATGCCCATCGGTGAGCTCATGACGGCCGACGACTGGTTTACCGGGACACGGCTGGCTGCCTGCGGTGGCGTCACTACCGTCATCGATTATGCCGAGCCGGCAAGCCCGGCGGAATCTTTGACTGCATCCCTGAACAAGCGCCTGGATGAAGCCAGGGAACAGGCCTGCGTCGATTACGGCCTGCACCAGGTGGTCCTGCCCGGCCAGGAGGAAGATGAAGCGGAACTCAAGGCGGTCGTTGACAAGGGTGTTACCAGCTTCAAGGTATTTACCACCTATGCCCAGCGCCTGAGCCTTGCCGCCATAGGCCGCCTGCTGAAAATAGCGCGCCGGCTCGGGGCCCTGGTCACGGTTCACTGTGAGGATCATGAAATAGTTACAGCTAAGAGGGAAGAGTTAATCGCCGCCGGCCGGACGGACCCGGCCTACCATGCCTTGAGCCGCCCGGCAACGGCAGAGGTCAAGGCTACCCAGGACGTTATTGCCCTGGCCGGGGAAGCCGGAGCACCTGTCTATATCGTTCACGTCTCAACCATGGGCGGCGCGGAAGCCATTGCCGCCGCTCGCAGCAAAGGCCAGCAGGTCTACGGCGAAACCTGCCCCCATTACCTGCTCCTGACCGGGGATAAATACGCCGGACCGGACAGCCGCCTTTACCTGATGTGCCCGCCTTTAAGAACAGCAGCCGATAACGAGAGCCTCTGGCGACACCTGGCCGCCGGCGCCCTCCAGGTGGTGGCTACCGATCACTGCAGCTACAGCCGGGAGCAGAAGGCCGCCGGTACGGCCTTTTATAACACTCCCTCCGGCGTACCTGGGACGGAAACTTTATTACCCCTGCTTTATTCCTTTGGGGTCCGCAACGGCTGGCTGACCCTGCCCCAGCTGGTGAGGGTGCTATCCACCAACCCGGCCCGCCTTTTCGGCCTTTACCCGCGCAAGGGAAGCCTCAGGCCGGGGAGCGACGCCGACGTGGTAATTTTTGATCCCCGCCGGCAGATTACCCTGACGGCGGCAAACCTTCATTCGGCGGCCGGTTACACTGTCTTTGAAGGTTTTAACCTTCTGGGCTACCCGGAAGCAACCTACCTGCGGGGCCGGCTTATTTATGATCACGGACGTTTCCTG
- a CDS encoding threonine synthase, giving the protein MSNITQLRCINCSRTYQPRPGFYTCPICGSTDGILDVEYDYDYINKYISKESLAGNREPSMWRYRPFLPVAQEGPLPPLRVGWSPLYRAGRLAAELGLKELYIKDDGINPTGSLKDRPSAVAVARALAEGAGVVACSSTGNAASSLAGAAASVGLKAVIFVPGRAPQGKVAQLLIFGATVISVQGSYEDAFRLSAAAIEEHGWYNRNAAINPYLVEGKKTACLEVAEQLQWEVPDWVVLSVGDGCTMAGAWKAWVDLKKAGWIEKLPRMLGVQAEGCCPITRAFREGTRVRPMEENTLADSIAVGVPRNPEKALRAVRDSRGTMINVSDEEILAAMRVLGRTSGVFGEPAGVAGTAGLIKAVREGIIKPGERIVVLVTGNGLKDVANAIKAAGEPVRVAPSLEALHKALGDLKLPNYG; this is encoded by the coding sequence GTGAGCAATATAACCCAGTTGCGCTGCATTAATTGCAGCCGGACTTATCAGCCCCGGCCCGGCTTTTATACCTGCCCCATCTGCGGATCAACTGACGGTATCTTAGACGTGGAATATGATTATGACTATATTAACAAATATATTTCTAAAGAGAGCCTGGCCGGCAACAGGGAGCCTTCTATGTGGCGCTACCGTCCTTTCCTGCCGGTGGCCCAGGAGGGACCCCTGCCGCCTTTAAGGGTAGGCTGGAGTCCCCTCTACCGGGCCGGGCGCCTGGCGGCCGAGCTGGGTTTAAAGGAGTTATATATTAAAGATGATGGGATTAATCCTACTGGCTCCCTGAAGGACCGGCCCTCGGCCGTGGCCGTGGCCCGGGCCCTGGCTGAAGGGGCGGGGGTGGTGGCCTGTTCTTCCACCGGCAATGCCGCTTCCTCCCTCGCCGGAGCGGCGGCTTCCGTGGGCCTAAAGGCCGTGATCTTTGTCCCCGGCCGGGCACCCCAGGGCAAGGTGGCCCAGCTCTTGATCTTCGGGGCTACGGTCATTAGCGTCCAGGGCTCCTATGAAGACGCCTTTCGCCTGTCGGCGGCCGCCATAGAGGAACACGGCTGGTATAACCGCAATGCAGCCATTAACCCCTACCTGGTGGAAGGCAAGAAGACCGCTTGCCTGGAGGTGGCCGAACAGCTGCAATGGGAAGTACCCGACTGGGTAGTGCTTTCAGTGGGTGATGGCTGTACCATGGCCGGGGCCTGGAAGGCCTGGGTGGACCTGAAAAAAGCTGGCTGGATTGAGAAGCTGCCACGGATGCTGGGGGTCCAGGCCGAAGGCTGCTGTCCTATTACCCGTGCCTTCCGGGAGGGCACCAGGGTGCGTCCTATGGAAGAAAATACCCTGGCAGACAGCATTGCCGTCGGCGTACCCCGCAATCCCGAAAAGGCCCTGCGGGCCGTTCGTGATTCCCGAGGGACTATGATTAATGTTAGCGATGAAGAAATACTGGCGGCCATGCGGGTCCTGGGCCGGACGAGCGGCGTTTTCGGTGAACCGGCCGGGGTGGCCGGTACGGCCGGCCTCATCAAAGCCGTCCGGGAAGGGATTATTAAGCCGGGGGAAAGGATAGTCGTCCTGGTAACCGGCAATGGACTCAAAGACGTGGCCAATGCCATCAAGGCTGCCGGGGAGCCCGTCCGGGTGGCACCCTCCCTGGAGGCCCTTCATAAAGCACTGGGGGATTTAAAATTGCCCAATTATGGGTAG
- the xdh gene encoding selenium-dependent xanthine dehydrogenase translates to MRLELQVNGQRRVVDVHPDATLLEVLREDLRLTGAKNGCGEGTCGACTVLLGGKAVRACRTLAARAAGREIITIEGLSPREKEIYTFAFTAAGAVQCGFCTPGMVMEAKALLERQPFPSEEEIRQAFKAHLCRCTGYQKIIDAVLLAGRALRGEIEPRAGEPAGMGKAFFRPDARAKVLGEAVFVDDMQVPGMLYGAVFRLPCARAKVKAIDVTAAKEQPGVVAVLTADDIPGERYQGHIFKDWPALVAVGEETRYAGDALALVAARSLQEARAALDYIKVDYEELPHLTSPQDSLAPGAPALHPKGNLLSETVVKKGDAEAALKSCAHVVTNTYTTPFTEHAFLEPESALAVPEDGGLTVYTSTQGVYEIHTQLVSLLNLPPEKVRVVNKCVGGAFGGKEDLSVQHHAALLAWATKKPVKLTWTRRESILCHPKRHAMTITMTTGCDEKGNLVALVADLVADTGAYASLGAQVLERACTHATGPYRIPNVTIRGRAVYTNNPPAGAFRGFGVPQSNFAMESQMNLLAEAAGLSPWQIRWQNALEPGDTLGTRQVVSADIGLKDTLLAVKEAFESSPYAGIACGFKNVGLGVGTRDVGRARLAVSGGRVKIYSGAACMGQGLEAVLIQIVAETTGLPATLIDCVLADTARTPDAGCTTASRQSLFTGEATRRAAADLAAALKGRTLADLEGRVFQGEFYGATDPLNSNKEHPVTHVGYSYATQVAILDEEGRVAKVVAAYDVGRAINPLNLEGQIEGGIVMGLGYALTEDFPVQDGIPVRQTLGRLGLLRSHQVPQMEVHLIEKGGTPYAYGAKGIGELATIPTAAAVAGAYYRRDGKLRLHLPLEGTPYARNGK, encoded by the coding sequence ATGCGGCTGGAATTGCAGGTTAATGGCCAGCGACGGGTGGTTGATGTTCACCCGGACGCTACCTTGCTGGAAGTGTTACGGGAGGATTTACGGCTAACGGGGGCCAAAAACGGTTGTGGCGAAGGTACCTGCGGTGCCTGCACTGTACTCCTGGGGGGAAAGGCGGTTCGGGCCTGCCGGACGCTGGCCGCCAGGGCCGCCGGTCGGGAGATCATTACCATCGAGGGCTTGAGCCCGCGGGAAAAGGAGATTTATACTTTTGCCTTTACGGCGGCCGGGGCCGTGCAGTGCGGCTTTTGCACGCCGGGGATGGTCATGGAAGCCAAAGCCCTCCTCGAACGGCAGCCTTTCCCAAGCGAAGAGGAAATCCGCCAGGCCTTCAAGGCCCACCTCTGCCGTTGTACCGGTTACCAGAAGATAATTGACGCTGTACTGCTGGCCGGCCGCGCTTTAAGGGGCGAGATTGAGCCCCGGGCAGGTGAACCGGCCGGTATGGGCAAAGCCTTTTTCCGGCCCGATGCCAGGGCAAAAGTCCTGGGGGAAGCCGTCTTTGTCGACGACATGCAGGTGCCCGGCATGCTTTACGGCGCCGTTTTTCGCCTGCCCTGTGCCCGGGCGAAGGTAAAGGCCATTGATGTCACGGCGGCTAAGGAGCAGCCCGGAGTGGTGGCCGTCCTCACGGCGGACGATATCCCGGGAGAGCGCTATCAGGGGCATATCTTTAAAGACTGGCCGGCACTAGTGGCGGTAGGTGAGGAAACCCGCTATGCCGGCGATGCCCTGGCCCTGGTGGCGGCCAGAAGCTTACAGGAAGCCCGGGCGGCACTGGACTATATTAAAGTTGATTATGAAGAATTGCCCCACCTGACTTCGCCCCAAGACTCCCTGGCGCCGGGGGCGCCGGCCCTGCACCCCAAAGGTAATTTATTAAGCGAAACGGTGGTCAAAAAAGGTGACGCTGAGGCAGCCTTAAAGTCCTGCGCCCACGTGGTAACCAATACTTATACCACGCCCTTTACGGAACACGCCTTCCTGGAGCCGGAGAGTGCCCTGGCGGTACCGGAGGACGGCGGCCTGACGGTATACACTAGCACCCAGGGCGTTTACGAGATCCATACCCAGCTGGTTTCTCTCCTGAACTTACCGCCGGAAAAGGTACGGGTTGTCAACAAGTGTGTTGGCGGCGCTTTTGGCGGCAAAGAGGACCTGAGCGTCCAGCACCATGCCGCCCTGCTGGCCTGGGCAACCAAGAAACCGGTGAAGCTCACCTGGACCCGACGGGAAAGTATCCTCTGCCACCCCAAGCGCCATGCCATGACCATTACCATGACGACAGGGTGCGATGAGAAAGGTAACCTGGTGGCCCTGGTGGCCGATCTGGTGGCCGACACCGGCGCTTATGCCTCCCTGGGGGCTCAGGTGCTGGAGCGGGCTTGCACCCATGCTACCGGTCCCTACCGCATCCCCAACGTGACCATTCGCGGCCGGGCCGTCTATACCAATAACCCCCCGGCCGGGGCTTTCCGCGGTTTTGGGGTACCCCAGTCCAACTTTGCCATGGAGAGCCAGATGAACCTCCTGGCAGAAGCTGCCGGCCTATCCCCCTGGCAAATCCGCTGGCAGAACGCCCTGGAACCGGGCGACACCCTGGGCACCAGGCAGGTAGTCAGCGCCGACATCGGCTTGAAAGACACCCTGCTGGCCGTCAAGGAAGCCTTTGAAAGCAGCCCTTACGCCGGCATTGCCTGCGGTTTTAAAAATGTCGGCCTCGGTGTTGGTACTCGCGATGTGGGCCGGGCCAGGCTGGCGGTCAGCGGCGGAAGGGTAAAAATCTACTCCGGTGCGGCCTGCATGGGTCAGGGACTGGAGGCGGTCCTCATCCAGATTGTCGCCGAGACTACCGGACTGCCGGCAACGCTCATTGATTGCGTCCTTGCCGATACGGCCCGGACTCCCGACGCCGGCTGCACCACGGCTTCCCGCCAGAGCCTCTTTACCGGGGAAGCAACCCGCCGGGCGGCGGCGGACCTGGCGGCAGCCTTGAAAGGCCGAACCCTTGCCGACCTGGAAGGCCGGGTTTTCCAGGGCGAATTCTACGGCGCCACTGATCCCCTTAATTCCAACAAGGAGCACCCTGTAACCCATGTCGGCTACAGCTATGCCACCCAGGTAGCCATTCTGGATGAGGAGGGACGCGTGGCTAAAGTAGTGGCTGCCTATGATGTGGGCCGGGCCATTAACCCCTTAAACCTGGAGGGTCAGATTGAAGGGGGCATTGTCATGGGCCTGGGCTATGCCCTGACGGAAGACTTTCCGGTACAGGATGGAATACCTGTACGCCAGACTCTCGGCAGGCTGGGGCTCTTGCGGAGCCACCAGGTACCGCAGATGGAGGTGCACCTGATTGAAAAGGGCGGCACTCCCTATGCCTATGGCGCCAAGGGTATTGGCGAGCTGGCGACCATTCCCACGGCGGCGGCCGTCGCCGGCGCCTACTACCGCCGCGACGGCAAATTGCGCCTGCACCTGCCCCTGGAAGGAACACCGTATGCGCGAAATGGGAAGTAA